In the genome of Arachis stenosperma cultivar V10309 chromosome 6, arast.V10309.gnm1.PFL2, whole genome shotgun sequence, the window GTTTCTCAGTACTTGTCCTTTTTTAGGCATGAGTTTCCGAACATGACCTGGCACTTGTACTACTTTTGGATTCAGATGCCAAAGCCAAAGTGGGAGGGAGAAATATTGGAGGCAAGGTAGTGATCCTGCATCTATTCTAATAGCTTTCAATGTTGAACCCACATCCATTAGGGTGAATGATCGTAGTTTTCGGAACCACTCCTTTTGGATGTTTAATTCATCACCCTCGAATTGCCTGACATAAAGTCGCATCAATTCTGGCAAGTAGCACCCTACAAGACACAATTCGTCTTGTGTGAATTTAAACCCTCCCAACTCCAACCTGATTAGATTTTTGAGTCTAAAAATCCAATCTGGCACCTTTTTCTCTAAAGAACCTGCAGATAAGTAAAGACGCTCAAGGTGTAGAGGAGGACTAGTTAATGACTCCAATTCAAGAATTTCATTGTTTTTGGCACTTATCGTCAATGAGCATAGGTTGGTCATGCTCTCTATAGCATTGCACAACCACATTCCATCCTTTCCAACAACATTTTTGATCTTCAAACTCCTCAATTGCTTCAAATTCTTTAGTTCCCCAACATTATCACTTGCATCAACCAAGGCTAATTTTTGTAGGGCCGTTAAATTTGCAATCCCTCTCTTTAATTTCACACCTTCCCACACTTTCGTACGCACATTAAGATAACACAGCTTTGTAAGTGAGTAAATCTCCACCGGAAGATCACTCACATTGGTCCATTTTAGGTCAAGAGTCTCCAGGTTTCGGAGCTTTCCGATGGATTTGGGGATGCTCTCAATGTTGGTACGTCTTAAATTTAGGTATTTCAAGTGGACAAAGTTTCCAATTGTTTCTGGAAGATGACCAAGTCGTATGTTTTCAAAGTCCAGTGTCACCAAGAGCTTGAAATTAGAGAAAAGTGAGTTCACAAAAGTGTTTATCATTTCTTCCTCATCTATAATATCATAAAGAAGGAAAGAACGCAACAAGCTACATTGGTTTCTATCAGCACTTATTCTCAGATCAGCAAAAACAACATTTGTGCCAATTGATAAACGTCTACTCCATTTATCAAAACAAAACGGGTTACCTTTCTTCACTTGGCAGAAGTTCAACTCTTCACATTTCTTCACAATTAAGTCATGCATCAAATCATGAACTCTACACTTTCTAACTCTGCCGTAAGTGTTCACATAAGCTACCTTAACCAAGCTCCTAGCAATGAGCTCAGCTAAGTACTCTTCTCCAACTGCTCGTTGACTTTGGTCTACAAACCCTTCAGCTATCCACAAATTGACGAGCCTTACGCAATTGATTGCGTATTGTTCGGGAAAAAGGCCAAAGTACAAGAGACATGACTTGAGGTGGTAACTAAGATCCTGATAGCTTTCTGACAGTGCCTGATAGTAACCTTTAAGATGAGAATCGCTTGCAAGCTTTGATTGAAGACTGTTGTACACCGCCTTCCATTCTGAGACTCTTTCTTTCTTGGTTGACAGAAGAGATGCTATAGCCACAATTGCAAGTGGCACACCATCGCACTTTTTTGTGAACCCTTCGGATAGTTTCATCAACTCTTGAGAGGGATTCTTGGAACCAGATTGAAATGCCTTCGAATGGAAGAATTTCAAGGCATTTTTGAATTCTAGAGGCTTCAGTGGGTAGGTATGAACTTTTGCTGACACTTTGCAAGAATCAGCAACCCGTATCTCTTGTTGTAATCATTATCATTCCATTATTTTTCGGTAATGCCAATTCCACAACTCCCCATAGCTCTGTTTCCCAAACATCATCAAGTACTATTAAGTACTTCTTTCCTTCCAAGTATTTTCTTGTATCTTCAATCAAAGCATGAAGGTTCTTGTCCACATTGCGTCCTTTCATATCATGAAAGCTCCGCAGCAAAGTCTTGAACAACTGCACTCCTTTGAGTGAGCGAGATACATCCACCCACCCATAACAATCAAAACGGTGCTTTTGTTGTTCTTGCTTGTATACATTTTTCACCAGAGTTGTTTTACCTGTTTCAAATCATACATGACCAAAAGATAGGATTAAATATGTATAAAAGCGTCtaagataaaattaaagaaccataattaaaaaataattacttctaGAAAAGAATTTAATGGAAATagattaacaaaaaaaactCTATAGATACACTAAAAATTAACTACCGAATtaacaatatatattataatataaaatacacataaaaaataaataacataacatatatatttatacataaatatataataattaatttaaaaaataatttttttgtatacgTAGCATTTCTTTAACTCTTTAATGCATGTTATTGATGTTACTTGAATAGTAAAAtagaaaaactaatttaaaga includes:
- the LOC130935135 gene encoding disease resistance protein RPM1-like isoform X1 codes for the protein MKLSEGFTKKCDGVPLAIVAIASLLSTKKERVSEWKAVYNSLQSKLASDSHLKGYYQALSESYQDLSYHLKSCLLYFGLFPEQYAINCVRLVNLWIAEGFVDQSQRAVGEEYLAELIARSLVKVAYVNTYGRVRKCRVHDLMHDLIVKKCEELNFCQVKKGNPFCFDKWSRRLSIGTNVVFADLRISADRNQCSLLRSFLLYDIIDEEEMINTFVNSLFSNFKLLVTLDFENIRLGHLPETIGNFVHLKYLNLRRTNIESIPKSIGKLRNLETLDLKWTNVSDLPVEIYSLTKLCYLNVRTKVWEGVKLKRGIANLTALQKLALVDASDNVGELKNLKQLRSLKIKNVVGKDGMWLCNAIESMTNLCSLTISAKNNEILELESLTSPPLHLERLYLSAGSLEKKVPDWIFRLKNLIRLELGGFKFTQDELCLVGCYLPELMRLYVRQFEGDELNIQKEWFRKLRSFTLMDVGSTLKAIRIDAGSLPCLQYFSLPLWLWHLNPKVVQVPGHVRKLMPKKGQVLRNYAKTKREKQKL